The window GTTTTAAATAAAGGCTCGAacttttaattgtctttttgGCATTCTTTATTACAACCTGCTTTTATGCACCGGTGGAAAATATATTGCTCTTTACACGCAGGCAATTACTGTATATAGTCACATAACTGTACATCATATTGATCCCTATTTACAGAGCCAATTTCATTAAATTTACTGATCATTTATAGTCTGGGATTTTTGACTTGGCATTTACAAGATAGacttttcattaaaatacaccaaagtgaacattttgaccatttattttttaagttatttaCAGTAAGGAGATCATTTGGTTGCTATGTAACAATAGTTTTTGTCCAAGATTCCTTACAGGCAGAACGGCTACTGCGCACACTTCCTCAGTTTCACCAGGAAtgctgaaaatggaaaagcagacaatgagcatttatttatttacaaccaTCATATATAAACTGTTAACACTGGGACTAGAAATGTGGTAATATCTGACCTGTGTGGCTCATTTGTTCAGGATGAGGTCTGGCAATGTAGGGAATGCTCCCGAAGGCTGGGTGCTCCTCTGTGGAATGctcaaaaacattaacatttatgacaaagaaacacaagcacagTGGTCTGTCATGTTACTTTAAATCACCTTTGTCAGTCTCATCCGTCGTcgtcgtctcctcctcctcctccctctggtCTTCATCCAGGCTTGGAGCTTTCCTGGTGCAGTACCTCCCGTCTTTCTGGAGGGCCGGAGCCACCAACCAATCTCGGATTGGAACCTCGATGATGCGTTCACAGAGCAACGGGAGCGCCGAACATCGAAGCCCGTCCAGCAGGTCAATGACCTGTGTTATACTGTGTTATAGAGGGGCAGTTAGTCTCTGTTCTGTTGCAGCATTACAGGCTATTTTGAAACAAAAGTTgccaattatttattttctttaaaaacttgACTTAAAGAAGAAGGTGGATAAAACTGTATCCTCTGTAAGGAAATTCCACCTTCTGATATTGTTAACATTTGCATGGTATTTTTGTAGTGtggttttactacttttactgaagtgaatgatctgaatacttcttccgcCATTGGTGACAATAAGAATGCAGACGCTGCACTTTTGTGAGTGCAAAGTGAAAATGCAGTGCATTAGCACACAGGTGAACATCATAAATGCTTCGGGTTGTGTCCAAAGCCAGCATGAGCGTGGTTAGCCCTGTCACGATACTAATTATCATGTCTGCCATTCTATTTTTGTTCTGCCATAATCATGTTTTCCCCCCCTATTGTTATGTATTTAAAGCAATCCAAATTTCACACCCTGTCCACTATTTAAACccactttaaaggaatagttcgacattttgggaaagacaCTTGAAGGTCGATACCCCtcaaatatgaagctggagccagcagctggctagcttagcttagcacaaagactggaaacaggtggaaacagctagcctggctctatctgAGGGTAAAAAATGATGGGGGCAATACGacactatttcttggctgggagcaatAAGTCTGTCgacaccatgaggttgccaggcaaccaacgGAGACCACAACTTGTCTTATcttaaactgaaatgaaataaatgagatATTACATGTTAGTTAGTGAattttagagatgctggtaggcggattgtGTAACCTTTAGACAGACTCAGGCTAGCTGAGtgcagtctttgtgctaagctaagccaagctaagctaaccatctcctggttAGTGAGTGGACAGATAcgagaatggtatcaatcttctcatctaactctcgggaAGAAAGCgattaagtgtatttcccaaaatgtcgaagtATTCCTTCAAGGAACTTTGAACGAACTATGTATGAAGCCACCGCCCTTTTTCAGAGCTCAGTGTATACAACCTCATTTAGCATCTCGTCTTAGGTCTGGTTTGAAAGGGTGACAGTGAAAACAGTGGAGATACACACTTGGCGAGGTAGACAGCACATACAGCTCCAGGGTGCAGATGTGGAATCACGGTGGGTAAAACCAGGTGAGGGTTTATCAGGTCCAGAGCAACCTGCAACAGACAGAATCCAATCCGATGTGTAAGCAGGTGTCACAAAATCTAATTCCCAGTCTTAATATATATAATCAGGTGCTGTTGTTAGTTTAAACACTGTCTCAGTCTCTGTTTACAAATTGCTCTGTGTACCTTTAAACTAGACACTGACCGCATGGAATCCCTGACCAGCCAGGAGCGAGGAAGCCTCGCAGAGGTCAGCGTTGTGAAATTGGACGTTGTCGGGCCACTCCTCCCCTCGTCGCAGACTCCACGATGTCCTCCAGCGCTTGTAGTTCAGCACAGCTCTCCTGTGGTGGTCCTCCCTGACCTCCACACTCAGCACGCTGCCCTTAGAGCCAACTGGGGAGCCACCCATATTTAAAATAAGACATACTGCGGAATGTCAAGTTTGTTACGTTCAGACGGACATTTCATTATAGCATGCAGGAAAACGCCACGTTACAGTATTCCATGATTTGCAAAAATATGTTAACCTTTTCTAGATCACTTTTTGTCATCTTTCAGTCATCTTCATCTTATTAAACAATTTAtattatacaacttttttttcccttcaattTGAGCAGAAATTTTACTTTGCACAGTGAATAACGctgcttctgattggtggaaagATTTACCTGGTAAATGTGTTTAAAGTCTGGAATTCACACCCTCTTTTTAGATTCATCATTAGTCTATTTTTGTGACAAACAATAATTATAATGTTTAAATAGCCACTAGAAACTGTAGCTAAAATGACATTGTTAATGCAGAGTGTTGATTTGTTCTCTCTGAATTTGTATAAACATCAATTTGGCATAAGTCAGACTAGAATCTGCACTTTTGAAAGATTCTTATTGCTGGTTCCTCTTTATGTGTTACTAAGGCTGGACGTTATGGCTGAAATACATATCACAATATTAACAAGAACATTTTGTCTATATCGATGTATATCAAGATATGGCAAATGTAGGTACAATCGCATGTAAATGACCATAGAACTATGAACTCTGTTATGCAATGAGTCAGAAAAAAAGCTTCAACATGCGTAACACAAAAACTTTAATAactaatattttagtttttaattggAATGTGCTTACAATAATTtgtttaaaactaaataattgTGGAAAAGGAGAACATGATTCCAATCATCAAAATTCCACTGACGGTCACTAGACGTAAATACTGATTAATTGCTCAACCCTCTGTGTTACAATTATGAATAATTACAAGACATTGTAACACAATTTACTGATAAAATTaaacaaggtttttttttttttttttttttttaatcaccagCAGCAAGTCatgtcaactttatttatatagcccaatatcacaaagttgcctcaaggggctttacaatctgcaacagatgttgtgtgtacagaatacaCCAACGTAACTGGGAGTGTGTATTGCCATGTAGTGTATCTAAACTCTGAAACTCTACGCTTCCATTTCAGTCTTAATGGGGAAGCCAAAGTGAGACAATGACAGTATGGTGGGTGCAGACCTGCTCTGGACAGGAACAGAGACATGGCCCCAGAGCCAGAGCCTGACTCCAACACGCAGTCTCCCTCTGTGACGTCCATCATCATTAGCATGGCACCTGCATCCTGGGGAAAAGAGGGTCGTCagggagacagaaacaaacacacgcaATATCTGTAAGAACAAATGATCAATACGACCTTGACACGCTGAAACTGGAATGGGACTATGACCGTACCTTAGGGTAGGCGATGGCTGGCCCCCTCTTCATATACAGCACGTAATCCTCCAGACTGGCCCTACGTATGAGGATGGGAACCCCCCTGTTTGTCAGCAGGAAGCGACCTGCGGGCTGCCCGGCTATGTCGTCATGCGGGACGATCCCCCAGCTGCTCTGCAGACGTGTCCCTGTCTGAAGCTGGAACATCTTCCTGAACTCCACCCGCCCTTTCTTACGATACTCAGCAACGAGCAGCTCCCCGAACGCAAGCAAGCTCTCCCCAGGAAGAGTGGGCGATGTCAACCTTTTTGCCTCATGAAATGCTCCGTTCAACTGAGTAGTGGCTGCATCTGATGCATGATGGGTCTCTAAATCATCCTCGTTAAGGAGTGCCTCACATCCACTTTCCTCTTGCGTGGAGTGTGTGACCGATACCTGGATGTTTGCGTCTTCGTCACGGTCTTGCTGGTTCTTCTCCCTCAGCTGCATCACCTCCGGGCTCAGGGCATCCTGGGGCAGCAAGCCACTGATCCTCTCCAGGGGGGACAGGGGTCGCCTCCTTCTGGACGGCAGTGCTTGCCGGGAGGTCGGCTGGGTGCTCAGGGATGAAGAGTGACGGGAAGAGTCTCCCTCATTCTcgttacatttcacaaaaccaTTTGAAAAAGTTCTTATCTCCCTCCTACATTTATGGAGTTTTACAAGTA is drawn from Siniperca chuatsi isolate FFG_IHB_CAS linkage group LG15, ASM2008510v1, whole genome shotgun sequence and contains these coding sequences:
- the trmt61b gene encoding tRNA (adenine(58)-N(1))-methyltransferase, mitochondrial isoform X1, with amino-acid sequence MAVAGLVFMHRLVRISTFSQKHLSNRDILVKLHKCRREIRTFSNGFVKCNENEGDSSRHSSSLSTQPTSRQALPSRRRRPLSPLERISGLLPQDALSPEVMQLREKNQQDRDEDANIQVSVTHSTQEESGCEALLNEDDLETHHASDAATTQLNGAFHEAKRLTSPTLPGESLLAFGELLVAEYRKKGRVEFRKMFQLQTGTRLQSSWGIVPHDDIAGQPAGRFLLTNRGVPILIRRASLEDYVLYMKRGPAIAYPKDAGAMLMMMDVTEGDCVLESGSGSGAMSLFLSRAVCLILNMGGSPVGSKGSVLSVEVREDHHRRAVLNYKRWRTSWSLRRGEEWPDNVQFHNADLCEASSLLAGQGFHAVALDLINPHLVLPTVIPHLHPGAVCAVYLANITQVIDLLDGLRCSALPLLCERIIEVPIRDWLVAPALQKDGRYCTRKAPSLDEDQREEEEETTTTDETDKEEHPAFGSIPYIARPHPEQMSHTAFLVKLRKCAQ
- the trmt61b gene encoding tRNA (adenine(58)-N(1))-methyltransferase, mitochondrial isoform X2, producing MAVAGLVFMHRLVRISTFSQKHLSNRDILVKLHKCRREIRTFSNGFVKCNENEGDSSRHSSSLSTQPTSRQALPSRRRRPLSPLERISGLLPQDALSPEVMQLREKNQQDRDEDANIQVSVTHSTQEESGCEALLNEDDLETHHASDAATTQLNGAFHEAKRLTSPTLPGESLLAFGELLVAEYRKKGRVEFRKMFQLQTGTRLQSSWGIVPHDDIAGQPAGRFLLTNRGVPILIRRASLEDYVLYMKRGPAIAYPKDAGAMLMMMDVTEGDCVLESGSGSGAMSLFLSRAVGSKGSVLSVEVREDHHRRAVLNYKRWRTSWSLRRGEEWPDNVQFHNADLCEASSLLAGQGFHAVALDLINPHLVLPTVIPHLHPGAVCAVYLANITQVIDLLDGLRCSALPLLCERIIEVPIRDWLVAPALQKDGRYCTRKAPSLDEDQREEEEETTTTDETDKEEHPAFGSIPYIARPHPEQMSHTAFLVKLRKCAQ